GCACCGCCACGAAGTAAAGCCAACCCACCCAGACCGCCGTGGAAAAGGCGGCTTGCTCGAAGGCGGCCAGGGCCCCCGGCTCCTCGGCAAAAAGCGCGCCCAGGGACAATAGGAAGAAGAAGAGGGAAAGCAGCGAGGTCAGCCATTCGGAGGGGGAAAGGACCCAGGCGTTCCTACGGATGGTATGGGGGAAGGAAAAGGCCAAGGTGAACTCCCGGTTCATTCGCGCGGCGCCGCCATCTTACCATAAGGGCCCGGCGGGGACCCTTCTGGAAAACCGTTTACCACGAGTGGTCGAAAATTTATTTCCGCTTTCTGGGTCGTTCACCTGGTGAATGCCGCCGCTCTCCATTACCTTCTTCTCATCCTTTGCGGATCGAAGGCGGCCGATGCGTTCTCGTGGGGCTTGGACCTCTCTTTTAGTGTTGGGGTTTGGAACGGTCCTTTGGACCGGTTGCCCTGGGAGCAGCGGCCCGACCACGCCCAGCGGCTCTTCGGACACCCCGACCGCTACCCCGACCGCCACCCTGCCACTGTCCACCCCGACCTCGACCTTGAGCGCGACGCCTTCCTCCACGCCCAGTTCCTCGCCTACCCCAACCCCCACCGGGACCCTGACACCTTCCTCGCCCACTTCCACCCCGACCGCTTCCCCAAGCCATACGGCCACCGCTACCCCGACCGCCACCGCCTCCACTTCCGCCGTTCCCACCGACACACCGGCTTGCGTCACGACCTCGAATTTCGGGTACGATCAACCCGGGGCCTCCTCCGGCATCTTCACCAACTATTACGCCTGCAAAGCCATCGTCTCCGATCCCGCTTCCGTCACCCTGACCTCCCTGAGCTGTGACTTCAACATCCTTTACGACCAGGTCCGCTGCGCCGTTTATGACGACAACTCCGGTTCCCCCAACAATCTCGTCGTCCAATCCAATCTCCTCATCCCCGCCGGGTCCGGAGGTGTCACTTCCGGTTGGGTGAATCTCGACCTGCCCGACACCGTCCTCTCCTCGCCCGCCACCTACTGGCTGGCCCTCCAGACCAACGCCAATACTCAGGTCAAGTACGACTCAGGGCCCGCCGGCAGCATGATGGGACACAATTACGCCTTCCCCTTCAGCCCTTTCCCCTCCACTTTCGATCCGCCCCTCGCTTCCTACCCCTATCTTCTCTCCCTGGTCGCCAACTATTGCCCGCCTGCACTCGCTGGCACCCCCACCTTCACCCGGACCCCCGTGCCCACCCAAACCTTCACACCCACCATCACAAACACCTTCACCCCCGTCTTCACCGACACTCCCGCCTGCGTGACCACTTCGACTTTCGGCTATCCCACCCAGGGTCCCTCCAGCGCCGGGTTCACCAACTACTTCGCCCTGAAAGCTCCCGTCGCCTATGCGCTCCCGATCACCCTCACCAGCCTCTCGGCCTATTTCACCAATATCAGCGGCCCCATTCGCGCCGCCGTCTATGACGACAATGCCGGCGTCCCCAACAACTTGGTGGTCGAGTCCCATCTTCTCTACCTCTCCAACTCCTCGGGATGGACCCAGTTGGACCTGCCCGACACCGTCCTTTCCTCGCCCGCCACCTATTGGCTGGCCTTGCAACTGACCACGGGCACTTATCTGAGCTACGACAGCGGCTCCTCAGGCGACTCCATCCGCCACAATTACGTTTATCCATTCGGGAATTTTCCCGTTACCTTCGAGGATCCCAAGGCCGATCTCGGATATCGTCTTTCCATCACCGCCAATTATTGTCCGCCCCCCATCACGGGGACCCTGACGGCGACCCCCACCCCCACGATCACTTCGACCCCGACCCTTTCCCCGACCTCGACACCAAGCGGGACCCCCACCGCCACACCTTCCCGGACCGCGACTTCCACCATCACTTCCACACCCACCTCCACAACGACCCAGACCCCTTGCGGCGCTCCCAATTCTTACGGGGACAAATCCATCGGGACTCCCGCCACCACACCCGTGGCGGTCATCATCGCCGAGGCCTTTCCCTTGGCCACTCCGGGCCGGGTCATCTCCTTCTCGGTTTATAACGGGAGCGGGGACCAACAGGCCCAAGCGGGCCTTTATACCGACAATTCGGGGGTGCCAGGCACATTGATCATCCAGGCCGGCGCCCAGAGCGTGACCACCGGTTGGAACACCCTGGACATACCCGACGTCTCACTCTCGGGTCCCGCCACCTATTGGCTGGCCTTCCAACTCCAGGACGGTTCTTATAATTCCAGCCCCGTCGCCGGACAGCCCTATGGGATCTTGGCCCATACGTTCGGAACATCTTTCCCCGCCTCCGGTTCTTCCTTTACGACCGGGAAAGACCAATCCTTCTCCTTCTACGCCAATACCTGCCCCTGATCCTTGAACAAATCCACAGCTTTGATAGAAACCACAAAAGAGATGGATAGGTCCGTCCCATTCGGAAAGTTACCGGACCGAAAATTAACGAACAGATCGGTGGCTTTCCCGGGCCCCTCCCCCTATTCTTCTGCCATCCCAACCGACCGGAGAGACCCATGAAACGCCTGTCCCTACTGCTGTTGCCCATCCTCTTGACGGGCGGATTCTTCCTCACCGGCTGTCCCGGCAATCCTCCGACCTCACCCAACAATCCGACCAACACCCCCACTGGAACGATCACCATCGTGGGAACGCCGACCGGAACACCCACCCGGACCAAGACCCCCATCTGCGCGCCCTACTATTCCTTCGGGAAGAACGTCCTCGGGAGCGGGCCCTTGGCTCCCAGCGGGGGCATCATGGTGGCGAACAAGTTCAACCTGCCCGTTTATGGGAACGTCTTCCGCCTGGATGTCTTCCTGGCTTCGGCGCCCGTTTCCGCCACCGACATCCAAATGTCCATTTACACCGACAACGGCGGAGCCCCCCAATCGCTGATCGTGGCCTCGACCCAGCAGGCCGCCGTGTCCGGCTGGAACGTGCTGGACACGCCCCAGACCATCCTGCCCTCCGGCGATTACTGGATCGCCGTTACTTCGCCCTCCTCCTCAAGCGGCATCAATCTTTCCAACGACTACGGCACGACCGGCGACTGCCATTACACCAACGCCAGCCCCGGGTCCCTGCCCGCCGCCTTCGGCGCCGGTTCCTCCACCGACTGGAACTTCTCCATGTTCGCGGATTATTGCGCCCTGGCCGGTTCCCCCACCCCGGACCCGACGGAGACCTTCACCTTCACGCCCACCGCCACGCCGACCAACACACCTACCTTTACCGAGACGGTCAATTCTTCCTGCCAAGGCAACTATGCCTTTGGCAATAATTTCGTCGGACCCTCCAGCGTGGGGATCGACAACGGCAGTTTCGCTACCCGAGCCGTTCTTCCCGTAGGCGCGACCGTCACCAAACTCCACTGTTACATCACCACCACCAACGGCCGTCACTACAAGATGGGTCTTTACAGTGACAGCGGTTCCGGACCTGGGACCTTGATCGCCGGCTCCGCGTCCTTAGCGGCCGCCACCGGCTGGAACACCGCCGACATTCCGGACACCACCTTGCCCGCCGGGACCTATTGGATCGCCGGTTCCAACGCCGACTCAGGCATCACGCCCGGGCCCGTCTTCGCCACTCAGAATTACGGCGATGATGCGACCGACGGCTATTCCACCTTCGGCATCATCCCCTCCACCTTCAGCGGCAGTGGCCCCGACAGCTACACCTTCGACTTCTACGCCGAATATTGCGTGCTGAGCGGTTCCCCGACCCCGGTCCCCAGCGTCACCTGGACCTTCACGCCCACCGCCACTCCCACTTCTACGCCGACCGCCACCCAGACACCCAACCTGTCCTGCACGGGCTCCTATGCCTTCGGCAATAACTTCGTCGGACCCTCGACTACAGGCATCGATAACGGTTCCTTCGCCTCCCGATATGTCCTCCCCGTGGCCGGCACCGTGAAGAACCTCCACTGTTACATCACCACCACCAATAGCCGAAGCCTCCGGATGGGGATCTACAGCAACAGCGGCTCCGGGCCGGGCACCTTGATCGCCACCTCGGCCACCCTGGTGGCCGCCGTCGGCTGGAACACCGCCGACATCCCGGACACCCCGCTCCCCGCCGGGACCTACTGGATCGCCGCCGCCAACGACAGCTCCGGCTCCACTCCCGGGCCCGTCTTCGCGATGCAGGACTATGATTACGATTCGAGCGACGGCTACGCTTCTTCTTCCATCATCCCTTCCACCTTCAGTGGCAGCGGACCTGTCGCCTACACCTTCGATTTTTACGCGGATTACTGCGTGGTCGGGGCTTCACCAACGCCGGTTTATACCGCCACCTGGACCTTCACCCCCAGCTATACCCCGACCTTCACGCCCACCATCACCCAGACACCGGCTTGCGGAGGCCCCACTGCCTTCGGCATCAACGCGACCCAAGGCAGCACCTCGACCTTCGGCGGTGGAAATTACCTCTTGAGCGCTTTCAATCTCGCCAGCGGTCCGGTCACGGTCATCCGTCTCAATGCCTATGTGGCTTCGGGTACTGGGAACGTGAGAATGGCTCTTTACACGGACAACGCCGGGGTCCCTGGCACACTCAAAACCCAATCCAACGCCTTGCCGGTCACGGTCGGCTGGAATAACTTCCCGGTCCCAGGTGTCGCCTTGTCCGCTCCTGCCACCTACTGGATCGGGCTCATCCATGATAATTACGGCACTGCCATGGGTTTTTCCTACAGTAGCGTCACCGATCATGGATACCTCCAAGGCGGCTCGATCACAACGTTCCCGGGTTCAATGGGCAGTGGAATCAACTGGGACTACGTCCTATCCGTCTACGCGGACAAATGTCCGTAACCCAAATCCATAGGCCCTGAAACAAAAAAAGCCGGACCCCGCGAGGGGCCCGGCTTTTTGCTTTTCGGTCCAGCGGTCCATCACTTCTTGGTTTCGGCCTCTTTCACCAACTTGATCTCGCCGCAGGCGACCCTCGCGCCCGCGTTGCCCGTGGGCTGGGTCTTGTAGTCGTCCACCTTCTCGTGCACGATCATGCCCCGGCCGATGATGCTGTCCGGTCCCGTCAATTGGATGACCTTGTCGTTGCGGGTGTAGTTGGCCACGCCCTTGGCGTTGGCATTCAAGTTCCCCAGGTCCCCCGCGTGGCGGTCGGCGGCGCCCGGCGCCCCATGGTCGTGCTTGCCCGGGTTGAAATGCCCCTTGGCCGAACTGGCGTCCGGCGCCGAGCAATCCCCCGACTCATGGATATGGAACCCGTGCTTGCCGGGGGTGAGCCCCGTCACATGGGCCTTCACCGTCACGTAGCCTTTGTGCTGGATGAACTTGACCGTTCCCATGACCTTGTTGCCCTGTGTGGGGGCCAGCTCACAGACCGCGGTCAGGGGCGCTTCGGCCGCCACCACCGCTCCCGCCATCAGGAACCCCGCCACCAGACCCACGACCATGCCTTTACGCATAACCCCTCCCTCTGCCTTATTTTTCCGGCTTGTGGTTCATCACATAGGAGAACTCCAGGCGGTTCCCGTCCGGGTCCGCGATCACGCAGAAATAACCCCGCATATGGCCGCCGTAGGCGGCCCCTTCGATCAAATGCCCGTCCTTCTTGGCCCGGGCGCTCATTTCCTCCACGGGTTTCAGGTCCGTCATGCGGAAGGCGAAGGATTGGAAACTTTGGGCCGGGGCCGTCCCATGCTTGAACTGGGTGTCCTCCAGGAGGACGAAAAGGGGCGCGTTGGGGTTCTCGCTGAAGCGCATCCAGACCCAACGCTTGCCGTCGGTGTCCTTCTGGTCCTGGACGGCGTTCATGCCCAGGTATTCGCTGTAGAAGCGGATGGAGGCGTCCGCGTCCTTCACCTTGAAAAGGACGTGGTGCCACTCGGCAAAGTGGGAGACGAATTCTAAGCCCAAAAGAAAACCCTTTAAAAAAATTTGAAATTTTTAATTCTTAGTTTTTAATTGAGAACCTGAGGGCGTTTTAGCCTCGCCACAATTCAAAATTAAGAATTAAAAATTGAGAATTGCCTTTATGGAACTATCTTCCAGACCTCGTCCACGAATCGGGAACGGGCCGCGGGCTGGCGCAAACAGGTCTGGATGAGGCCCGCCAAGGGGGTTTCGGCGACCCCGCCCATGGTCTCCATGATCATCTCCAGGGTCCGCACGCCTTCGGGGACCACCCCGCCCAGCTTGGCCAAGGCCGCATCATATTCCATCCCCGAGGCCAAATACTCCCCCAAACGCCGGTTGTGGGAATCCGCCGAAAAACCGGTGGTCACCAGGTCGCCCAGGCCCGCCAGGCCCTCCAGGGTCCTTTCCTTGGCCCCCATGGCCACCGCCACCTGCTTCATTTCCTTCAGGGCCATGATGACGAAGGCGGCCTTCAGGTTGGGACTGCCGTGGTCCAATCCGTCCAGGAGTCCGAAGCCCAGGGCATAGATGTTCTTGAGGACCCCGCTGACCTCCACCCCGACGAGGTCGTCGGAGCTTTCCACCCGGAAGTAGGGATTGGCCAGCGCCCCGGCGGCCTTCTGGACGCAATGGGCGTTGGAGCCCGCCAGCACCACGGCGGTGGGTTGTTTGCGGGCGAATTCGTTGGCGATGGAGGGGCCCGACAGGGCCACGTAATGATCGGCGGTGTGGAGGGAGGCTTCGGCGTAGACCTGGCTCATGCGCTTGTGGGTGCCGGCCTCCAATCCCTTGGCCGCGCCCACCACCACCGCCTCGGGCATGGAGAAGGGAGAGGCTTCCTTCACCACCTGCCGGAAGTAGAGCGAAGGCGTGGCGATGAAAATGAGCCGGGCCTCGCGCACCACGTGGTTGAGCAGGATATCGGCGGTCACGGACGAAGGCAGGGCCACATCGGGCAGGAAGCGGCTGTTGCGGCGGTTCTGAACGATATCCTCGACCACCTCGGGCATATGGTCCCAGCAGGTGACCGTGTGGCCGTTGTCCGCCAAGAGGCAGGCCAAGGCCGTTCCCATGTTCCCCGAACCGATCACGGCTGTTTTCATAGGACGACCTCACCCTGGGCCCTGAAGCATCGCACGGCCTTCTTAAAACCCTCGACGGAAAGATGACCGACCCGCTTATTATAGGGGAGTCGGGACCGGCCCGGAGAAAGGAACGCCATGAACCTGTTCGATGCCACCGCGATCCTGGTCGCCTTGGCCGCGGTCTTCAGCTATGTCAACTACAGGCTGCTCCGCCTGCCCACCACCACGGGCATCCTGAGCCTGGCCCTCCTGAGCTCCCTGCTCATGCTGGGCTCCGACTGGCTCTTCCCTCAATGGGACCTGCGCGACATGGTCGAGAATTTCCTGTCCGGGATCGATTTCTACCAGGTCCTCCTCAAGGGAATGCTCTGTTTCCTCCTCTTCGCCGGCGCCCTCCACGTGAAATTCGAGGACATGCGCAGCAACCAATGGACCATCCTGGTGCTGGCCACCGTGGGCGTCATCCTTTCCACCCTCCTGGTGGGAGGGCTTTCCTTCGCGCTCTTCGGGCTCCTGGGCCTTTCGATCCCCTTCCCCATCTGCCTGGTCTTCGGGGCCCTGCTTTCCCCCACCGACCCCATCGCGGTCATGGGCCTTTTGAAGGAACTCAAGGCCCCTAAGGAATTGGACGCCATGATCGCCGGGGAATCGCTCTTCAACGACGGCGTGGGCGTGGTGGTCTTCCTGACCCTCCTGGGAGTGGCCGGCGTTTCCGAGGCACCCCACCTACCTTTGAACAGCCTAGGCGTCGCCCTCCTTTTCTTGAGGGAGGTCGCCGGCGGGGTCCTGCTGGGTTTCCTTTTGGGCTATCTTGCCTTCCGGGCCTTGAAGAGCATCGATTACGCCCCGCTGGAACTGCTCATCACCCTTTCACTGGCCATGACCACCTACGCCCTGGCCTTCCGCCTGGACGTTTCGGGTCCCATCGCGGTGGTGGTGGCGGGCCTTCTGATCGGCAACCAGGGCAAGCGTTTCGCCATGAGCGAGAGGACCATCGGCCATGTGGACGCCTTCTGGGGCATGATGGACGACATCCTGAACGCCATCCTTTTCCTTTTGATCGGGCTCATGGGCTTCGATCCCAGGCTCGATCGCCGGGCCTTTTGGGCGGCCTTGGCCATCATCCCCGTGGCACTATCCTCCCGTTTCCTATCGGTCCTGGTCCCCATCACCTTCCTGCATTGGCGGCGCAAGCAGCCGGGGATCGTCCCCATCCTCACCTGGGGAGGTCTTCGGGGCGGGCTTTCCATCGCTATGGCCCTGTCCCTGCCTTCCATCCCCGAAAAAGGGATCCTTTTGACCGCCACCTACGCGGTGGTCCTTTTTTCAGTGCTGGTCCAGGGCATGACCATGCGAAAGCTCTTATCGCGCTATGGCGTCGGGTAACGGCCGCCGCCCTGATCCCTCCCCGGGCAACTTGAAGCACGTCCTAAGGGGATGAAGGACCATCCGCCAGGATGGGCCGGAGATCGTTTGGATGGGACCCACCCCGAACACGTCGCTCCCTTGTCACCGCCCGGTAAAAAGGACGAATAGGACCGAGACCCACTGCAAATCTTCCCCCCATTTCCTTTAAGATAGCCCCGCTCCCATTCGCTCCCCCAAGGACCCCCATGAACCCGGTCACCCTCTTCCTCGTTTCCCTCGCGGGCATCTTCCTGGTCGGCAGCGTGGGCGAAGCGGTCTTCAAGCGCACCAACATTCCCGATGTGGTCTGGCTCATCGTCATGGGGCTCTTCGTGGGCCCCGTGACCCACCTGGTGGAGGCCCGCTCCCTGGGGCGCATCGCCCCCTACTTCGCGGCCCTGACCCTCATCATCGTGCTCTTCGAGGGCGGCAGCCGCCTGAAGATCCGGGAAGTGGCCCAGGAGGCCCACCGCTCCCTCCTTCTCGCCCTGCTGACCTTTTCCGCCTCGGTCCTCGCGGTCTTCCTCGTTGCCCTGATCCCCGCCTCCGCGGGCCTTCTTCCAGGCTGGACCTGGCAGCATTGCCTGCTCTTGGGGACCATCCTGGGC
This bacterium DNA region includes the following protein-coding sequences:
- a CDS encoding superoxide dismutase family protein codes for the protein MRKGMVVGLVAGFLMAGAVVAAEAPLTAVCELAPTQGNKVMGTVKFIQHKGYVTVKAHVTGLTPGKHGFHIHESGDCSAPDASSAKGHFNPGKHDHGAPGAADRHAGDLGNLNANAKGVANYTRNDKVIQLTGPDSIIGRGMIVHEKVDDYKTQPTGNAGARVACGEIKLVKEAETKK
- a CDS encoding VOC family protein, which codes for MGLEFVSHFAEWHHVLFKVKDADASIRFYSEYLGMNAVQDQKDTDGKRWVWMRFSENPNAPLFVLLEDTQFKHGTAPAQSFQSFAFRMTDLKPVEEMSARAKKDGHLIEGAAYGGHMRGYFCVIADPDGNRLEFSYVMNHKPEK
- a CDS encoding NAD(P)H-dependent glycerol-3-phosphate dehydrogenase; this translates as MKTAVIGSGNMGTALACLLADNGHTVTCWDHMPEVVEDIVQNRRNSRFLPDVALPSSVTADILLNHVVREARLIFIATPSLYFRQVVKEASPFSMPEAVVVGAAKGLEAGTHKRMSQVYAEASLHTADHYVALSGPSIANEFARKQPTAVVLAGSNAHCVQKAAGALANPYFRVESSDDLVGVEVSGVLKNIYALGFGLLDGLDHGSPNLKAAFVIMALKEMKQVAVAMGAKERTLEGLAGLGDLVTTGFSADSHNRRLGEYLASGMEYDAALAKLGGVVPEGVRTLEMIMETMGGVAETPLAGLIQTCLRQPAARSRFVDEVWKIVP
- a CDS encoding sodium:proton antiporter translates to MNLFDATAILVALAAVFSYVNYRLLRLPTTTGILSLALLSSLLMLGSDWLFPQWDLRDMVENFLSGIDFYQVLLKGMLCFLLFAGALHVKFEDMRSNQWTILVLATVGVILSTLLVGGLSFALFGLLGLSIPFPICLVFGALLSPTDPIAVMGLLKELKAPKELDAMIAGESLFNDGVGVVVFLTLLGVAGVSEAPHLPLNSLGVALLFLREVAGGVLLGFLLGYLAFRALKSIDYAPLELLITLSLAMTTYALAFRLDVSGPIAVVVAGLLIGNQGKRFAMSERTIGHVDAFWGMMDDILNAILFLLIGLMGFDPRLDRRAFWAALAIIPVALSSRFLSVLVPITFLHWRRKQPGIVPILTWGGLRGGLSIAMALSLPSIPEKGILLTATYAVVLFSVLVQGMTMRKLLSRYGVG